The proteins below are encoded in one region of Ferruginibacter lapsinanis:
- a CDS encoding DMT family transporter has product MSRTLVNWLIFIFLAIVWGSSFVLMKVGLEKLNSLQVSALRIASGGLFFLPLAIKYVREIPKNKLFLVCISGTIGNLIPALLFCMAEEGIDSALTGMLNSLTPIFVIITGAIFFSINTTVNKIIGICIAFLGCILLLLSSGESFQQQYKHIGFALYVVLATILYGYNVNLVAKKLHEIGSLKIASVALSFNGIIASIVLISTGYFSLPLSNHDMLISTGAGIVLGVVGTAIATALFYMLVKRAGGIFASMVTYGMPFVAIGWGLIYGEKFGLLQVGCLVIILIGVYITNRKKPESL; this is encoded by the coding sequence GTGAGTAGAACTTTAGTTAATTGGTTGATCTTTATTTTCCTGGCAATTGTTTGGGGAAGCAGTTTTGTGTTGATGAAGGTAGGCCTTGAAAAACTTAACTCTCTTCAGGTATCTGCTTTACGTATTGCATCCGGCGGATTGTTTTTTTTGCCATTGGCTATCAAGTATGTTAGAGAGATACCCAAAAATAAATTGTTTCTTGTCTGTATCAGCGGTACCATCGGAAATTTAATACCGGCATTATTGTTTTGCATGGCAGAAGAGGGAATTGATAGTGCATTAACAGGAATGTTGAATTCTCTAACACCGATCTTTGTTATTATAACCGGCGCAATCTTTTTCAGCATAAATACTACTGTCAATAAAATAATAGGAATTTGCATTGCCTTTTTAGGATGTATATTATTGTTATTGAGTAGTGGAGAAAGTTTTCAGCAACAATACAAACATATTGGCTTTGCACTTTACGTAGTACTTGCTACTATTTTGTATGGTTATAATGTAAATCTGGTGGCAAAAAAATTGCATGAGATCGGGTCGCTAAAAATTGCTTCTGTGGCATTGTCATTTAATGGGATCATCGCATCAATTGTATTGATCTCAACCGGGTATTTTTCTTTACCATTGAGCAATCATGATATGCTGATTTCTACCGGAGCCGGTATTGTATTGGGGGTGGTGGGAACAGCTATCGCTACTGCATTGTTTTATATGCTTGTAAAACGAGCAGGGGGTATTTTTGCCAGTATGGTTACTTACGGAATGCCTTTTGTGGCTATCGGTTGGGGACTAATCTACGGAGAGAAATTTGGATTACTGCAGGTTGGTTGTTTAGTCATTATATTGATAGGAGTATACATTACCAACAGAAAAAAGCCTGAGAGTTTATAA
- the mscL gene encoding large conductance mechanosensitive channel protein MscL, translated as MGLIKEFKEFAMKGNIVDLAVAVIIGGAFGKIVTGLTDSLIMPLISMVLGKEGVKDLSFSIGKTIFPVGIFFQEVINFILIAIVLFAIIKVMNGLKKKEAEAPAAAPEPSSTDKLLTEIRDALRK; from the coding sequence ATGGGACTAATTAAAGAATTTAAAGAATTTGCAATGAAAGGCAATATTGTTGACCTTGCCGTTGCAGTAATTATAGGTGGGGCATTTGGTAAGATCGTTACAGGACTTACCGATTCATTGATCATGCCTTTAATAAGTATGGTTCTGGGAAAAGAAGGAGTAAAAGACCTTAGTTTTTCTATTGGAAAAACAATTTTTCCTGTGGGTATATTTTTCCAGGAAGTGATCAATTTTATTTTGATCGCCATTGTTCTTTTTGCCATTATAAAAGTAATGAACGGATTAAAAAAGAAAGAAGCCGAAGCTCCTGCCGCCGCTCCGGAACCATCATCAACTGATAAGTTACTTACAGAAATCAGAGATGCATTAAGAAAATAA
- a CDS encoding DUF3078 domain-containing protein: protein MKKTTRLFIICTLLMNAARSQGTTDNAIKFTGEVTANLTKNKTELKDGWTKGGTINVAVNESGRNDYWIKGGEQFAIGIKGILDYNFDRKKGKASWLNSFRARYGVTRATSTGKKFLKNDDYLNFSSTFGSEFKKSWSYAGFLSLESQFEQYFLTPGYIKLGPGILYKPNESFNLLISPAMVNLTTKLAPSLKPVNAFGVDSGKTLALGLGAFVQAKCNKDIDKGINYKSVATVYSNYLDHPGNMVLDWSNLFTLTVNKLIGATVSINARYNDFEVGRLQLQHSIGVGLSYKL, encoded by the coding sequence ATGAAAAAAACAACTAGGCTGTTCATTATCTGTACATTATTAATGAACGCAGCAAGATCGCAGGGAACTACTGATAATGCGATTAAATTTACCGGGGAGGTCACAGCAAATCTTACTAAAAACAAAACTGAATTGAAAGACGGTTGGACAAAAGGCGGAACGATCAATGTCGCCGTCAATGAATCGGGTAGAAATGACTACTGGATAAAGGGTGGGGAACAATTTGCGATTGGAATAAAGGGAATCCTTGATTATAATTTTGATAGAAAAAAAGGAAAAGCAAGTTGGCTGAACTCTTTTAGAGCAAGGTACGGTGTTACCAGGGCAACATCCACCGGCAAAAAATTTTTAAAGAATGATGATTATCTGAACTTCAGTTCAACTTTTGGCTCTGAGTTTAAAAAAAGCTGGAGTTATGCAGGCTTTCTTAGTTTGGAAAGTCAATTTGAACAATACTTTCTTACTCCAGGTTATATCAAATTGGGGCCTGGTATACTATACAAACCAAATGAAAGTTTTAACCTGCTGATTTCACCGGCAATGGTAAACCTTACTACTAAATTAGCTCCGTCACTCAAACCCGTTAATGCATTTGGGGTAGATTCAGGAAAAACGCTGGCACTTGGACTCGGAGCCTTTGTTCAGGCCAAATGCAACAAGGATATTGATAAAGGCATTAATTACAAATCCGTGGCCACTGTTTATTCTAATTATTTGGATCATCCCGGCAATATGGTACTTGATTGGTCTAATTTGTTCACCCTTACAGTAAATAAATTAATTGGCGCAACTGTCAGCATAAATGCCCGTTATAACGACTTTGAAGTAGGCCGTTTACAGTTACAACATAGTATTGGCGTAGGTTTAAGCTATAAATTATAA
- a CDS encoding segregation and condensation protein A, which translates to MANNTSYQIKLDQFEGPFDLLLFFIERDELDIYNIPITKITNDFLDFIHQTEKLNIELSSEFILFISTLMRIKAKMLIPRKEVDEQGNEIDPRQELINKILEYKRFKEVSLKMAELEADRMFMIKRGNLQKELAQIGEEAGEGTEIQAVTLFKLMKAFEKVILKLQERNHKPVHTVVQYNYTMEGSREYMLEACRREKTVTFEKIFDVCENRIHAIFLFLSLLELTQQRYMTLITGEGRNNFIIEWNENREEDTVGLLPGDEAWN; encoded by the coding sequence ATGGCGAATAATACTTCTTATCAGATAAAACTTGACCAATTTGAAGGTCCGTTTGATTTATTACTTTTCTTCATTGAAAGAGATGAATTGGATATTTACAATATTCCCATTACCAAGATAACAAACGACTTCCTGGATTTTATTCATCAAACAGAAAAATTAAATATTGAGCTGAGCAGTGAGTTCATCTTATTCATCAGCACATTGATGCGTATCAAAGCTAAAATGCTGATACCACGTAAAGAAGTGGATGAACAAGGTAATGAAATTGATCCAAGGCAGGAATTGATCAACAAGATATTAGAATACAAACGCTTTAAAGAAGTTTCTTTAAAGATGGCAGAATTGGAAGCTGATCGTATGTTCATGATCAAAAGAGGTAATCTGCAGAAAGAATTGGCGCAAATTGGTGAAGAAGCCGGAGAAGGAACAGAGATACAAGCAGTTACTTTGTTTAAATTGATGAAGGCATTCGAAAAAGTAATTCTGAAATTACAGGAAAGAAATCATAAGCCGGTACATACCGTTGTGCAGTATAACTACACTATGGAAGGTAGCAGAGAATATATGCTGGAAGCTTGTCGTAGAGAAAAGACCGTTACGTTTGAAAAAATATTTGATGTGTGCGAAAACCGCATACATGCCATTTTCTTATTCCTTTCATTGTTGGAATTAACACAACAACGCTATATGACACTGATCACCGGCGAAGGCAGAAATAATTTCATTATTGAATGGAATGAAAACAGAGAAGAAGATACTGTTGGTCTGCTCCCCGGAGATGAAGCCTGGAATTAA
- a CDS encoding pirin family protein: MNTILFKAADRGTADYGWLKPNYYFSFSQYHNPGKVHFGLLRVLNDDFISGGGAFPTHPHDNMEIVTIPFTGALVHKDSTGGHGVINAGDVQIMSAGSGIQHSEANASATEPVTLFQIWVYPKVENIKPRYDQRKFDVSDRTNKWQYVVSPNEADNGLWINQDARFALTNLSAGKAISYSNAFKGNGVFLVVINGSVKVGDTTLGRRDAIGISETDNFTVTASEDAELLVIEVPMDFA, from the coding sequence ATGAACACGATATTATTTAAAGCTGCCGACAGAGGCACAGCAGATTACGGATGGCTGAAACCAAATTACTATTTTAGTTTTAGCCAATATCATAACCCGGGAAAAGTACACTTTGGTTTACTACGAGTATTAAATGATGATTTTATTAGTGGTGGTGGCGCTTTTCCTACGCATCCTCATGATAATATGGAAATTGTTACCATTCCATTTACCGGTGCATTAGTGCATAAAGACAGCACAGGCGGACATGGTGTTATCAATGCCGGTGATGTACAGATCATGAGCGCCGGTAGTGGTATACAGCATAGCGAAGCAAATGCTTCTGCTACTGAACCTGTTACTTTGTTTCAGATATGGGTATATCCTAAAGTTGAAAATATCAAGCCGAGGTATGATCAGAGAAAATTTGATGTTTCAGACAGAACGAATAAATGGCAATATGTGGTGAGCCCAAATGAAGCAGATAATGGTTTATGGATAAATCAGGATGCTCGTTTTGCTCTGACCAATTTAAGCGCTGGCAAAGCAATCTCCTACTCAAATGCATTTAAAGGCAATGGTGTTTTTTTAGTGGTGATCAATGGTAGTGTAAAAGTTGGCGATACCACACTAGGCAGAAGAGATGCCATAGGTATTTCAGAAACAGATAATTTTACTGTTACCGCCAGTGAGGATGCTGAGTTATTAGTGATTGAAGTACCGATGGATTTTGCTTAA
- a CDS encoding murein L,D-transpeptidase catalytic domain-containing protein: MKLLIKLISTVLLLAMSITALAYFFWYKTKFVPKKNKASFTIPKKEIDKTVAARLHLKSAGITDYIRKHHYNSTYCFMIDMKMESGKKRFFVYNLDKDSIELAGLVAHGSGDDHSTEIKFSNQPGSLCSSLGKYKICKSYFGKFGLAYKLYGLDKTNSNALNRFVVLHSHSCVPADETSPFPICESWGCPTVAPTFLNELKKYINRSDKPILLNMYY, encoded by the coding sequence ATGAAACTCTTAATAAAACTTATCTCCACTGTATTGTTGCTCGCTATGAGTATAACAGCATTAGCATATTTCTTTTGGTATAAAACAAAGTTTGTACCCAAGAAAAATAAAGCTTCATTTACAATCCCCAAAAAGGAGATTGATAAAACCGTTGCAGCAAGACTGCATTTAAAGTCAGCGGGTATCACTGATTACATCAGAAAGCATCATTACAACAGCACCTATTGTTTCATGATAGACATGAAAATGGAATCCGGTAAAAAAAGATTCTTTGTATACAATCTGGATAAGGATTCTATAGAATTGGCTGGCTTAGTAGCACATGGTAGCGGCGATGATCATTCCACTGAAATAAAATTCTCCAATCAACCCGGAAGCTTGTGTTCTTCATTAGGAAAATATAAAATATGCAAATCATATTTTGGAAAATTCGGACTGGCTTACAAATTATATGGACTGGATAAAACCAACAGCAATGCTTTGAATCGCTTTGTGGTATTGCATTCGCATTCCTGTGTTCCTGCTGATGAAACCTCACCATTTCCTATATGTGAAAGTTGGGGCTGCCCTACAGTAGCCCCAACTTTTTTAAATGAACTAAAAAAATATATTAACAGATCTGATAAACCGATCTTACTAAATATGTATTACTGA
- the dxs gene encoding 1-deoxy-D-xylulose-5-phosphate synthase, translating into MNSQPGPLLGKINSPEDLKKISREDLHKVCDELRQYIIDVVSVHGGHFAASLGVVELTVALHYIYNTPYDQLVWDVGHQAYGHKILTGRRDNFYTNRKYHGLSGFPKRSESEYDTFGVGHSSTSISAALGMAIAAKLKNEDRKSVAIIGDGSMTAGIAFEAMNHAGVSDADMLIVLNDNGIGIDPNVGALKEYLTDITTSPTYNKVKDDVWNLLGKLPVGKQFTRAMGQKLTEGLKGMVNGHANLFEALKLRYFGPIDGHNISKLVDTLQDLKKIPGPKILHIVTVKGKGYSLAEKDQTKWHAPGLFDKVTGEIQKKHFDLPQPQKYQDVFGHTIIELAEKNEKIMGITPAMPSGSSLKYMMEKMPHRAFDVGICEQHAVTLSAGLATQGMKVFCNIYSSFMQRAYDMVVHDIAIQNLPVVLCLDRAGLVGEDGPTHHGCYDIAYMRCIPNMIVSAPMNERELRNLMYTAQLATTKNPIVIRYPRGEGVIADCQKDNMAQKYPFEEIQIGKGRKLKDGKEIAILSFGHVGNFAAAAIRDVKADGINPAHYDMRFAKPLDEEMLHEIFASYNKVITIEDGTIKGGFGSAILEFMSEHNYKADVHIMGIPDRLVEHGTPKQLYEEIGLDANHIAQTLRDMISINVEQLIK; encoded by the coding sequence ATGAATAGTCAACCAGGCCCACTTTTAGGCAAAATAAACTCTCCTGAAGATCTTAAAAAGATCAGCAGGGAAGATTTGCATAAGGTTTGTGATGAGTTGCGTCAGTATATTATTGACGTGGTAAGTGTTCATGGAGGCCATTTCGCCGCATCTTTAGGTGTGGTTGAATTGACGGTTGCATTACATTATATCTACAATACTCCTTACGATCAGCTGGTATGGGATGTAGGCCATCAGGCTTATGGCCATAAAATATTAACCGGCAGAAGAGATAATTTTTACACGAACAGAAAATATCACGGACTAAGCGGCTTCCCTAAAAGAAGCGAAAGCGAATATGATACATTCGGTGTAGGGCATTCCTCTACTTCCATCAGTGCGGCATTGGGGATGGCCATTGCTGCTAAATTAAAGAATGAAGACAGGAAAAGTGTGGCCATCATTGGCGACGGTTCTATGACAGCAGGTATTGCATTTGAAGCCATGAACCATGCCGGTGTTTCGGATGCGGATATGTTGATCGTATTGAATGATAATGGCATTGGTATCGATCCGAATGTGGGAGCGTTGAAAGAATATTTAACTGATATAACGACGTCGCCTACTTACAATAAAGTAAAAGATGATGTTTGGAATTTGCTTGGAAAATTACCGGTAGGTAAGCAATTCACCAGGGCAATGGGGCAGAAGTTAACCGAAGGGTTGAAGGGAATGGTGAACGGGCATGCTAATTTATTTGAAGCATTGAAGTTGAGATACTTCGGTCCTATCGATGGACATAATATCAGTAAGCTGGTAGATACATTACAGGATCTTAAAAAAATCCCCGGCCCTAAAATTTTACACATAGTAACGGTGAAGGGTAAAGGATATTCTCTGGCAGAAAAAGATCAAACCAAATGGCATGCTCCCGGCTTATTTGATAAAGTAACCGGAGAGATCCAGAAAAAACATTTCGATCTGCCGCAACCTCAAAAATATCAGGATGTTTTTGGACATACTATTATTGAGTTGGCAGAAAAGAATGAGAAGATCATGGGTATTACACCGGCAATGCCTAGTGGCTCATCTTTAAAATATATGATGGAGAAAATGCCGCACAGGGCTTTTGATGTAGGCATTTGCGAACAACATGCGGTAACATTAAGTGCCGGCCTGGCTACACAGGGTATGAAAGTTTTCTGCAATATTTATTCTTCTTTCATGCAGAGAGCTTACGATATGGTGGTGCATGATATTGCTATACAAAATTTACCGGTGGTGTTATGTTTAGACAGGGCAGGGCTGGTGGGTGAGGATGGACCAACGCATCATGGTTGTTATGACATCGCTTATATGCGTTGTATCCCTAACATGATCGTTAGTGCGCCGATGAATGAAAGAGAATTGCGTAACCTCATGTATACGGCACAGTTAGCAACTACAAAAAATCCAATTGTGATCCGTTACCCTCGTGGCGAAGGTGTAATAGCCGATTGTCAGAAAGATAATATGGCTCAAAAATATCCTTTCGAAGAAATACAAATTGGTAAAGGAAGAAAATTAAAAGATGGTAAAGAAATTGCAATACTGTCTTTCGGTCATGTAGGAAATTTTGCAGCAGCAGCCATTCGTGATGTAAAAGCAGATGGAATCAATCCGGCGCATTACGATATGCGTTTTGCAAAGCCATTGGATGAAGAAATGTTACATGAAATATTTGCTTCTTATAATAAAGTAATTACTATCGAAGATGGAACCATCAAAGGAGGTTTTGGCAGCGCCATATTAGAATTCATGAGCGAACATAATTACAAAGCCGATGTGCATATTATGGGTATTCCCGATAGATTGGTAGAACACGGTACCCCCAAGCAACTCTACGAAGAGATTGGTTTAGACGCCAATCATATTGCACAAACATTAAGAGATATGATCTCCATAAATGTAGAGCAGTTGATCAAATAA